Proteins encoded by one window of Archaeoglobus veneficus SNP6:
- the cgi121 gene encoding KEOPS complex subunit Cgi121, giving the protein MISILQGILDVEDVEEFLLPFRDCAVFLNADYIADETHAELAARKALRAWHDGRNVAKTLPVEVILYAAATRQINRAMELGLKTGTNRVVVVVLGDCIDKVSSVLKEENVLKMDEEKIVRLKQFFRITDEELEVAGVEKLPLLVRERVVLFDLTK; this is encoded by the coding sequence ATGATATCCATTCTCCAGGGTATTTTGGATGTTGAGGATGTTGAGGAGTTTCTTCTACCATTCAGAGATTGCGCCGTCTTTTTAAACGCCGACTACATTGCCGATGAAACTCATGCTGAGCTTGCAGCGAGAAAGGCTCTGAGAGCATGGCATGATGGCAGAAACGTTGCAAAGACTCTGCCTGTCGAAGTTATCCTGTACGCCGCTGCCACGAGGCAGATAAACAGAGCCATGGAGCTTGGACTGAAAACTGGAACAAACAGGGTTGTAGTGGTGGTGCTTGGCGATTGTATTGATAAGGTTAGCAGCGTGCTCAAGGAGGAAAATGTCCTTAAGATGGATGAAGAAAAGATCGTTCGCCTCAAGCAGTTTTTCAGGATAACAGATGAGGAACTTGAAGTTGCCGGAGTCGAGAAGCTCCCCCTCCTCGTGAGGGAGAGGGTTGTACTCTTTGACCTGACGAAGTAG
- a CDS encoding presenilin family intramembrane aspartyl protease PSH, with protein sequence MKARYAILAIYFFAALVAIAVTPEYEAAGVQAFENPGDISNSILYFVAILAFTAFILVVSRYKAVLQLVMYGLILISVYYVIYPFAGLLSAIPAVIIVLFLVKKPNWIVIDVSAFLLSVGIISIFGISLEPLPAIVLLLILAIYDAISVYRTKHMISLAESVTRLRLPLLFVIPLTRDFSFEAIGSKEGEEKKAIYIGVGDIVVPNILVVSAQHFTSSPAIGFIKLSALMSLSGGLIGLAILLRMVGKPQAGLPFLNIPTIAGYLLSQLL encoded by the coding sequence ATGAAGGCAAGGTACGCGATACTTGCAATCTATTTTTTTGCCGCACTTGTAGCCATAGCTGTAACGCCGGAGTATGAGGCTGCAGGAGTGCAGGCCTTCGAGAATCCGGGGGACATCTCCAACTCCATTCTGTACTTTGTGGCTATACTCGCCTTCACAGCATTTATCCTTGTGGTTTCCCGCTATAAGGCCGTTCTACAGCTCGTAATGTACGGTCTTATTTTAATTTCAGTTTATTACGTCATCTATCCATTTGCAGGATTGCTTTCTGCCATTCCTGCTGTGATTATCGTTCTGTTCCTCGTTAAAAAGCCGAACTGGATTGTAATAGACGTTTCTGCTTTTCTGCTGTCGGTAGGTATAATTTCTATATTTGGCATAAGCCTCGAACCTCTTCCGGCTATAGTGTTGCTGCTGATACTCGCCATATACGATGCAATTTCCGTGTATAGGACGAAACACATGATAAGCCTGGCAGAATCGGTGACGAGGCTAAGACTCCCTCTGCTTTTTGTGATACCTCTCACGAGGGATTTCAGCTTCGAGGCCATTGGTAGCAAAGAAGGGGAAGAGAAAAAGGCAATCTACATAGGTGTTGGAGACATAGTCGTTCCGAACATACTCGTCGTGTCCGCCCAGCACTTCACGTCTTCGCCAGCGATAGGCTTCATAAAGCTCTCGGCCCTGATGAGTCTATCTGGTGGACTTATCGGACTTGCCATCCTTCTCAGAATGGTCGGGAAACCTCAGGCCGGTTTACCCTTCCTCAACATCCCCACTATCGCAGGCTACCTGCTCTCCCAGCTCCTCTGA
- a CDS encoding ammonium transporter, with amino-acid sequence MDDVAVAWLLASTALVMLMTPGVGLFYAGMVRRKNAVYMITLSFIAYILVSLQWVLTGYSLSFGDDIAGIIGIGGIMPIDIFAIYQLTFAAITLAIITSAAAERMKLSAFVVFGLLWTTLVYDPFAHWLWGNGWLAQLGALDFAGGVVVHISSGFGALALAIALGARKGLGEYSMEPHNIPMTLLGAALLWFGWFGFNGGSALAANETAVRAIIVTNTAAATGALVWMILTWTSGRPGSLSIVTGAIAGLAAITPAAGFVSIPAAIVIGIVAGLICYRAMLFRINARLDESLDAWAIHGVGGLWGTIALGIFAKNGLISGNTSLFVSQVIAVVVSVIYAFAVTFILAKIVDAAIGLRVSEEEEYVGLDISQHGETAYA; translated from the coding sequence ATGGACGATGTGGCTGTGGCATGGTTGCTTGCTTCAACAGCTCTGGTTATGCTGATGACGCCAGGAGTGGGCCTTTTCTATGCAGGGATGGTGCGAAGGAAGAACGCAGTGTACATGATAACACTGTCTTTCATTGCATACATTCTCGTCAGCCTCCAGTGGGTGCTCACGGGATACAGTCTCTCCTTCGGCGATGATATTGCAGGCATCATCGGTATCGGTGGGATAATGCCCATCGACATCTTTGCGATCTATCAGCTCACATTCGCAGCGATAACTCTCGCAATAATTACGAGCGCAGCAGCGGAACGAATGAAACTTTCAGCCTTCGTCGTCTTTGGCCTGCTGTGGACTACTCTGGTTTACGACCCCTTCGCCCACTGGCTCTGGGGTAATGGATGGCTTGCGCAGCTTGGAGCTCTGGACTTCGCTGGAGGTGTGGTTGTTCACATAAGCTCCGGATTTGGAGCGCTCGCACTCGCAATAGCCCTTGGAGCGAGAAAAGGTCTCGGAGAGTACAGCATGGAGCCCCACAACATACCGATGACGCTACTCGGTGCTGCACTGCTCTGGTTCGGCTGGTTCGGATTTAACGGAGGAAGCGCTTTAGCTGCTAACGAAACTGCTGTGAGGGCAATAATTGTTACAAACACCGCTGCTGCAACCGGAGCACTTGTGTGGATGATTCTGACGTGGACGAGCGGCAGACCGGGCTCCCTGAGCATAGTGACCGGAGCGATTGCCGGACTTGCTGCAATAACGCCCGCTGCTGGCTTCGTCAGCATTCCCGCTGCGATAGTGATAGGCATAGTAGCTGGCCTGATATGCTACAGGGCAATGCTGTTCAGAATAAATGCGAGGCTCGATGAGAGCCTTGATGCGTGGGCAATACACGGTGTTGGAGGGCTGTGGGGCACGATAGCACTCGGCATCTTTGCAAAGAACGGACTGATTTCCGGAAACACATCCCTCTTCGTGTCTCAGGTGATAGCAGTGGTGGTATCCGTCATCTACGCCTTCGCAGTAACCTTCATCCTGGCAAAGATAGTGGATGCAGCAATAGGCCTCAGAGTCAGCGAAGAGGAGGAGTACGTTGGACTGGACATCTCGCAGCACGGTGAGACTGCATACGCGTGA
- a CDS encoding RAD55 family ATPase, translated as MRQFKTGILSLDAQLRGGFPEGSVILILEDPGAGGDVLSYHFAVEGAKSGDKVLYVSTDDPADYIRESMRCLDGDTIEKIEILDFVSPKLQSATPRDFLRRMRYDPLNGLRTLLNTESFDRVVVNNLTFFLLHYDKEEVFKLIEDFSMYSKRDNSVYLIMLTKGMFDSRTETAMKHVADGVIELTLKEVENEMQRRLKFLKLKRILVPKAILRYDITEKGIKMESVMRVL; from the coding sequence ATGAGACAGTTCAAGACAGGTATTTTGAGCCTGGATGCACAGCTTAGGGGTGGTTTTCCCGAGGGTAGCGTCATTTTAATTCTTGAAGATCCTGGAGCAGGAGGAGACGTTCTATCTTACCATTTCGCCGTTGAGGGAGCAAAAAGCGGAGATAAGGTACTCTACGTTTCAACCGACGATCCTGCAGATTATATCAGGGAGAGCATGCGATGCCTCGATGGAGACACTATTGAAAAAATAGAGATTCTCGATTTCGTTTCACCGAAGCTCCAGTCCGCTACACCAAGAGATTTTCTGCGACGGATGCGTTACGACCCTCTCAATGGACTGCGAACTCTGCTTAACACCGAGAGCTTTGATAGAGTCGTCGTAAACAACCTCACGTTCTTTCTTCTGCACTACGATAAAGAGGAGGTTTTCAAGCTGATTGAGGATTTCTCAATGTACTCAAAGAGAGATAATTCCGTTTACCTGATCATGCTTACCAAAGGGATGTTTGATTCCCGGACGGAAACGGCAATGAAACACGTGGCAGACGGTGTTATAGAGCTGACACTCAAGGAAGTAGAAAATGAAATGCAGCGCAGGCTTAAATTCCTGAAACTAAAGAGAATCCTCGTTCCAAAGGCGATCCTGAGGTACGACATTACGGAAAAGGGAATAAAAATGGAATCCGTTATGAGGGTACTATGA
- a CDS encoding PINc/VapC family ATPase, producing MKYVIDTSVLIEGRVSQMLEKGEIEGDIIIPEAAMAELEAQANRGKISGFQGLEEVKKIREIAARKGIKVEFKGIRPTIEHIRLARGGEIDNLIRMIAEEENAVLITSDRVQYSVAVARGIEAMYLRHERIRPEDTTITKFFTPDTASVHLREGVRPYAKKGKIGELKLVELSDKPMTLEELQRIAHEIIEAARQDEESSIEIERQGATVVQLRDLRIAIAERPFADRMEITAVRPVAKLTIEEYGISEELKQRFIEKQRGILIAGPPGAGKSTFAASVADFLLSHGFMVKTMESPRDLMVRDEITQYAPLEGEMRLTADILLLVRPDYTIYDEVRKSEDFQVFADMRLAGVGMIGVTHATRAIDAVQRMIGRVELGVIPQVVDTVIFIDAGRIAKVYELKFTVKVPHGMFEADLARPVIEVIDFETKEVEYEMYTYGEQVVVMPVKVDREELEAVRAKVERVISNYVSRFDVEVLSDRRAIVRVPEEEIPAIVGRKGKRIKKIEETLGMSIDVQPLSERIAVEVEEGNKHWILHAEGLEGKRVSVYAGDEYLFTASVGRKGVIKVRKDKDAGKAIRFALMRGDKIYLAY from the coding sequence ATGAAGTATGTGATTGACACGAGCGTGCTGATAGAAGGTAGAGTATCTCAGATGCTCGAGAAGGGTGAAATTGAAGGGGACATTATTATCCCTGAGGCCGCGATGGCCGAACTCGAAGCTCAGGCCAATCGTGGCAAAATCAGTGGTTTTCAGGGTCTTGAGGAAGTAAAGAAGATAAGAGAAATAGCGGCGAGAAAAGGAATAAAGGTTGAGTTCAAGGGTATAAGGCCCACGATAGAGCACATACGGCTTGCGAGGGGCGGCGAGATTGATAACCTGATAAGGATGATTGCCGAGGAGGAAAATGCAGTTCTGATAACCAGCGACAGAGTTCAGTACAGTGTTGCTGTTGCGAGAGGAATTGAGGCGATGTATCTCAGGCACGAGCGCATCAGGCCCGAAGATACGACAATAACCAAGTTCTTCACTCCCGATACTGCAAGCGTCCACCTGCGTGAGGGTGTAAGGCCCTATGCCAAGAAAGGAAAAATAGGTGAACTCAAGCTCGTCGAGTTGAGTGACAAGCCAATGACACTCGAGGAACTTCAGCGGATCGCTCACGAGATTATCGAGGCGGCAAGGCAGGATGAAGAAAGCAGCATCGAAATAGAGCGCCAGGGTGCTACCGTTGTTCAGCTTCGCGATCTCAGAATTGCAATTGCAGAGAGACCGTTTGCAGACAGAATGGAGATAACTGCCGTAAGGCCTGTAGCGAAGCTCACAATAGAAGAGTATGGAATAAGTGAGGAATTAAAGCAGAGATTTATTGAAAAGCAGCGTGGAATACTTATTGCAGGCCCTCCAGGAGCAGGAAAATCTACGTTTGCTGCGAGCGTCGCCGACTTCCTCTTGTCCCACGGATTCATGGTTAAGACGATGGAGAGCCCGCGAGATTTAATGGTAAGAGATGAAATAACTCAGTACGCGCCGCTTGAGGGCGAGATGAGGCTGACCGCAGATATTCTTCTACTCGTCAGGCCAGACTACACGATATACGATGAAGTGAGGAAGTCAGAGGACTTTCAGGTCTTTGCGGACATGCGTCTCGCGGGCGTTGGAATGATTGGAGTTACACATGCTACGAGGGCGATAGATGCTGTGCAGCGAATGATCGGCAGAGTTGAACTCGGTGTTATTCCTCAGGTCGTCGATACTGTAATCTTCATCGACGCGGGCAGAATAGCAAAGGTCTACGAACTGAAGTTCACGGTCAAGGTTCCACATGGAATGTTTGAAGCAGATCTGGCAAGGCCAGTCATAGAGGTCATAGACTTCGAAACGAAGGAAGTTGAGTACGAGATGTACACCTACGGCGAGCAGGTAGTCGTAATGCCTGTAAAGGTTGACAGAGAGGAGCTTGAAGCCGTCAGAGCCAAGGTGGAGAGAGTAATCAGCAACTACGTTTCTCGCTTTGACGTAGAGGTGCTGAGCGATAGAAGGGCAATCGTTAGGGTTCCGGAAGAAGAAATTCCGGCAATCGTCGGCAGGAAAGGCAAGAGGATAAAGAAGATAGAGGAAACCCTCGGAATGAGTATAGACGTCCAGCCTCTAAGCGAGAGAATAGCCGTCGAAGTCGAAGAGGGAAACAAACACTGGATACTGCACGCAGAGGGGCTTGAAGGAAAGAGAGTCAGCGTTTATGCAGGAGACGAGTACCTCTTTACAGCATCTGTCGGCAGAAAGGGTGTGATAAAGGTCAGAAAGGACAAGGATGCGGGTAAGGCGATAAGGTTTGCGCTCATGAGGGGAGACAAGATCTATCTCGCGTATTAA
- a CDS encoding DUF483 domain-containing protein, producing MSFSLIFEAGRIAAGLTDCVMYNPFPEISAGAQLPLHRLLSGYRQGICSLNELYDYVERLERWAEEEARVFRTPDVLREYCEIKPVPFCFIINRIISSPRLEFAPEMQFYLVRAGRERAIAKMLSKIRNAEKSAIKKSDARKIARINEIEGRMLGYPDCCVNAFVELKKGRMEGKDLPSPERVIAEEFVERGLAELTVRILEGEEDLPDESYSLFATNFYPCSLLCPKALEAGRRYREFLDKTMHGLFIAGIAANLASILVVCFNMHLKGYFASLSPLFSARSVRNLAEEYSKNPSAFHSTITRRFYQTYERV from the coding sequence ATGAGTTTCTCTCTAATTTTTGAGGCTGGAAGAATTGCTGCCGGACTTACCGATTGCGTAATGTACAATCCCTTTCCTGAGATTTCTGCAGGAGCACAACTTCCACTGCACAGGTTGCTTTCTGGATACAGACAGGGGATTTGCAGCTTGAACGAGCTTTACGATTACGTGGAAAGGCTTGAGAGGTGGGCTGAGGAGGAGGCGAGAGTTTTCAGAACGCCAGACGTGTTGCGGGAGTACTGTGAAATAAAGCCTGTCCCGTTCTGTTTTATTATTAACAGAATAATCAGCTCACCCAGGCTCGAATTCGCTCCGGAGATGCAGTTTTACCTTGTAAGAGCAGGTAGGGAGCGAGCAATTGCGAAGATGTTATCAAAGATCAGAAACGCTGAGAAATCTGCGATAAAAAAGTCGGATGCAAGGAAAATAGCGAGAATTAATGAAATCGAAGGGAGAATGCTTGGTTATCCCGACTGCTGCGTGAATGCCTTCGTCGAACTGAAGAAAGGGAGGATGGAGGGCAAAGATCTACCCTCTCCGGAAAGAGTTATTGCAGAGGAGTTTGTCGAGCGAGGTCTTGCGGAGCTTACAGTCAGAATTCTGGAAGGTGAAGAAGACCTGCCGGACGAGAGCTACTCTCTCTTTGCAACAAACTTCTACCCGTGCTCGCTGCTCTGCCCCAAAGCTCTGGAGGCTGGGCGCAGATACAGGGAATTCCTCGACAAAACTATGCACGGGCTGTTTATCGCAGGCATTGCTGCTAATCTCGCGTCAATTCTTGTGGTCTGCTTCAACATGCACCTCAAGGGCTATTTTGCCTCACTATCACCTCTTTTTTCCGCCAGAAGTGTGCGAAATCTCGCGGAAGAGTACTCGAAGAATCCGTCGGCATTTCACAGCACTATCACGCGTAGATTTTACCAGACTTACGAGCGTGTTTGA
- a CDS encoding P-II family nitrogen regulator yields the protein MKKVEAIIRPERLEHVKRALEEKGFVAMTVSEVKGRGEQKGITLQFRGRTMEVDLLPKVKVEIVVEDKAVDAVISTIVDAARTGKYGDGKIFVVPVEKAVRVRTGEVEE from the coding sequence ATGAAGAAGGTGGAAGCGATAATAAGGCCGGAAAGGCTTGAACACGTGAAGAGGGCACTGGAAGAGAAGGGATTCGTTGCGATGACAGTTAGCGAAGTGAAGGGCAGGGGTGAGCAGAAGGGTATTACGTTGCAGTTCAGGGGAAGGACGATGGAAGTGGACTTGCTGCCGAAGGTGAAGGTTGAGATTGTCGTTGAGGATAAGGCAGTGGATGCAGTGATCAGTACGATCGTTGATGCTGCGAGGACAGGGAAGTACGGAGATGGGAAGATATTCGTCGTTCCTGTTGAGAAGGCTGTGAGAGTGAGGACTGGAGAGGTTGAGGAATAG
- the hisI gene encoding phosphoribosyl-AMP cyclohydrolase, translated as MLKFDERGLIPVVVQDADTKEVLMLAYANEEALKKTVETGFAHYWSRSRKKLWMKGETSGNVQEVVDVRVDCDCDAILYIVRQKGVACHTGNYSCFFRRLSDEVCD; from the coding sequence ATGCTAAAGTTCGATGAAAGGGGCCTGATTCCTGTAGTTGTGCAGGACGCAGATACGAAGGAAGTACTTATGCTTGCATATGCAAACGAGGAGGCGTTAAAGAAAACTGTCGAGACGGGCTTTGCACACTACTGGAGCAGGAGCAGAAAGAAGCTATGGATGAAGGGTGAGACATCAGGAAACGTTCAGGAGGTTGTTGATGTTCGTGTTGACTGTGATTGTGATGCAATACTTTATATTGTCAGGCAGAAAGGAGTAGCATGTCACACTGGAAACTACTCATGTTTCTTCAGGAGGCTAAGCGATGAAGTATGTGATTGA
- a CDS encoding methylated-DNA--[protein]-cysteine S-methyltransferase, with amino-acid sequence MSERFSIRWAYFVNVEVENGVVKSVSFSDEPIEEDIRTNFARKLKRDVERYLSGQPVDFSAYPVAVHGFTARVLEEVRKVGFGETTTYGEIARKLSTSPRAVGQALKRNPAPIIIPCHRVVAKSGIGGYSSGEKIKRMLLELEGVKLP; translated from the coding sequence ATGTCTGAGCGCTTCTCCATTCGATGGGCATACTTCGTAAACGTCGAGGTTGAGAATGGAGTAGTTAAGTCCGTCAGCTTTTCAGATGAGCCCATTGAGGAAGACATCCGTACGAACTTCGCGAGGAAGCTTAAGCGGGATGTAGAGCGTTACCTTTCTGGCCAGCCGGTTGATTTCTCTGCTTATCCCGTAGCTGTCCATGGGTTTACGGCGAGGGTTCTCGAGGAGGTCAGGAAGGTGGGCTTTGGAGAAACGACAACGTACGGCGAGATTGCGAGAAAACTCTCAACGAGTCCGAGGGCCGTTGGCCAGGCCTTGAAGAGAAATCCTGCCCCAATTATCATTCCATGCCACAGAGTCGTGGCAAAGAGTGGAATTGGTGGATACAGCAGCGGAGAAAAAATAAAAAGGATGCTTCTCGAGCTCGAAGGAGTCAAACTGCCCTAA
- a CDS encoding nicotinamide-nucleotide adenylyltransferase, with protein MRGFFIGRFQPYHFGHHEVLRRILDEVDELIIGIGSAQESHTMDNPFTAGERILMISRAIEDMDVKKRVYIVPLEDIYRNSLWVSHVRSMVPPFDVVYSNNPLVIRLFKEAGVKVVSTKLYRRFEYQGTEIRKRMLNGGDWESLVPKPVVEVIKEIDGVGRIKDITNKDV; from the coding sequence ATGCGTGGTTTTTTCATCGGCAGGTTTCAGCCCTATCACTTTGGCCACCACGAGGTACTGAGGAGAATCCTTGACGAGGTTGACGAGCTCATAATTGGCATAGGCAGCGCCCAGGAGAGTCACACGATGGACAATCCTTTCACGGCTGGAGAAAGAATTCTCATGATATCGAGGGCAATTGAGGATATGGATGTCAAGAAGAGGGTATACATAGTTCCCCTTGAGGATATATATCGCAACTCGCTCTGGGTCTCCCACGTTCGCTCAATGGTTCCACCCTTTGACGTAGTTTACTCCAACAACCCCCTCGTTATCAGGCTCTTCAAAGAGGCAGGCGTTAAAGTCGTGAGCACCAAACTGTACAGACGTTTTGAGTATCAGGGAACTGAGATAAGAAAAAGAATGCTGAACGGAGGGGACTGGGAAAGCCTCGTTCCAAAACCCGTCGTGGAGGTCATTAAGGAGATAGACGGGGTTGGAAGAATAAAAGACATTACGAACAAGGATGTCTGA
- the amrS gene encoding AmmeMemoRadiSam system radical SAM enzyme, producing the protein MIVESYLYEKLDGDVQCKTCNHYCKLKAEKWGICRVRKNEKGNLMVYNYGLVSSMAVDPIEKKPFHNFKPGTDVLSFGSISCNFRCLHCQNYSIAFADLTYPYVRELKPEDVAELVVEKRADGVAWTYNEPGIWHEFALDASKEVKKRGDYYVVYVTNGYMSKEAIDQLDVLDAANVDVKAFSEEFYRRICKAKLERVLDTVEYMHRKGIFLEITYLVIPGENDSEEEIKEFAEWVCSMDKRIPVHFSRFHPDFQMTDKPSTPLYTLEMAVRVAKDVGLEYVYIGNVWGHEYEDTYCPNCGTKLIDREGFYIVKNELDGDRCPECGYRQNIVL; encoded by the coding sequence ATGATAGTTGAATCGTACCTTTACGAGAAACTCGATGGAGATGTGCAATGTAAAACGTGCAACCACTACTGCAAGCTCAAGGCAGAGAAGTGGGGAATCTGCAGGGTAAGGAAGAATGAGAAGGGAAATTTGATGGTTTACAACTACGGCCTCGTGTCGTCAATGGCCGTTGATCCTATCGAGAAGAAACCCTTCCACAATTTCAAGCCCGGGACGGATGTCCTGTCTTTTGGCAGCATAAGCTGCAATTTCCGCTGTCTCCACTGCCAGAACTACTCAATAGCGTTTGCAGACCTGACGTATCCATACGTCAGAGAACTGAAGCCAGAAGACGTTGCAGAGCTTGTGGTAGAGAAAAGAGCCGATGGAGTTGCGTGGACGTACAACGAGCCGGGAATCTGGCACGAGTTCGCGCTTGACGCGAGCAAGGAGGTTAAGAAGCGTGGAGATTACTACGTCGTTTACGTAACCAATGGCTACATGAGCAAAGAGGCAATAGACCAGCTCGATGTGCTTGATGCGGCCAACGTTGACGTTAAGGCTTTCAGCGAGGAATTTTACCGAAGAATATGCAAGGCGAAGCTTGAGAGAGTCCTCGATACCGTGGAGTATATGCACAGAAAGGGCATCTTCCTCGAAATTACGTACCTCGTAATACCGGGAGAGAACGACAGCGAGGAGGAGATAAAGGAATTTGCAGAATGGGTTTGCAGCATGGACAAGCGCATACCGGTACACTTCTCCCGCTTCCACCCTGACTTCCAGATGACTGACAAGCCCTCGACACCCCTCTACACGCTGGAGATGGCAGTAAGGGTAGCGAAGGACGTGGGGCTGGAGTACGTTTACATAGGAAACGTGTGGGGACATGAGTACGAGGACACATACTGCCCGAACTGTGGTACAAAGCTGATAGACAGGGAAGGGTTCTACATAGTTAAGAACGAGCTCGACGGGGATAGATGTCCGGAGTGCGGGTACAGACAAAATATAGTACTGTAA
- a CDS encoding NOG1 family protein, producing MKFEPRKLPTVLTADELLDKAFRKASKVSGRNKKEKTLNKLATVSNVLSSYFDRIITSHPNYSALPDFYREMIDVVIGLGRLRKSLAALKWADGMIQKIITKSVREVKGGKNPEVVIKAAYGRIASIVNQIDDELRFLNEAKQKMRQIPVFGDEPVVVVAGYPNVGKSSFVARISTVQPEIATYPFTTKEIYVGIADIDGRVQVVDTPGLLDRPIHKRNPIERRAILCLKHLADCILFIIDPTETCGYRIESQLSLLEEVKTLEKPVIAVYSKADMHDRRDLPAFSSVTGEGIEEVVELIREVLKSRRSEELGEQVACDSGDVEEG from the coding sequence ATGAAATTTGAACCAAGAAAACTACCAACCGTGCTTACAGCCGACGAACTACTCGACAAGGCCTTCAGAAAGGCCTCGAAAGTATCGGGCAGAAACAAGAAGGAAAAGACACTCAACAAGCTCGCCACTGTATCCAATGTCCTTTCCAGTTACTTTGATCGCATAATCACATCCCATCCCAATTACTCCGCCCTTCCAGACTTCTACAGAGAGATGATCGATGTAGTCATTGGGCTCGGCAGGTTAAGGAAGAGCCTTGCCGCTCTTAAGTGGGCGGACGGAATGATTCAGAAAATTATAACCAAGAGTGTTAGAGAGGTGAAGGGCGGGAAAAACCCGGAGGTCGTTATAAAAGCGGCCTACGGCAGAATTGCCTCGATTGTGAATCAAATTGACGACGAGCTTCGTTTTCTCAATGAAGCAAAACAGAAGATGCGTCAGATCCCAGTTTTTGGCGACGAACCAGTAGTAGTCGTTGCCGGCTATCCGAATGTGGGGAAGTCAAGCTTCGTCGCAAGGATTTCTACTGTACAACCCGAGATTGCAACGTACCCCTTCACAACGAAGGAGATATATGTGGGCATCGCCGACATCGATGGAAGGGTCCAGGTGGTCGATACTCCCGGGCTGCTCGACAGGCCGATACACAAAAGGAACCCCATCGAGCGGAGAGCAATCCTCTGCCTGAAGCACCTTGCCGACTGCATTCTGTTCATAATCGATCCGACAGAAACGTGCGGCTACCGCATCGAAAGCCAGCTTTCACTACTCGAGGAGGTAAAAACGCTTGAAAAGCCAGTAATAGCCGTTTACAGTAAGGCAGACATGCACGACAGGCGAGACTTGCCAGCGTTCTCCAGCGTAACTGGTGAGGGCATCGAGGAAGTCGTGGAACTCATAAGAGAAGTTTTGAAGTCAAGGAGGTCAGAGGAGCTGGGAGAGCAGGTAGCCTGCGATAGTGGGGATGTTGAGGAAGGGTAA
- a CDS encoding CBS domain-containing protein has product MLELTQIQKDILYALITLYKKKGGASIKGEEIAELINRNPGTVRNQMQALRALGLVEGVPGPKGGYRPTAKAYELLAITKPEEAVRVPITVNGEVIDASAEEIDLPSLSHPKVCGARIRVLGDIRKINPGDRVVIGPTPVNELMVWGTVTGRDDTTNSIVIDIEKIFALPKDTVGEHMSSPIITVDADQTVREAAKVLAEHTIHCAPVKEGEAFVGLLGLIQVAKALANNILDRPVKEVMVPKVVLVEKNTKIREALRIMRDESVRILIVTDSGEPVGVITAHKILLELAPEQVK; this is encoded by the coding sequence ATGCTCGAGCTTACCCAGATTCAGAAGGACATACTCTATGCGCTAATCACACTTTACAAAAAGAAGGGTGGCGCTTCGATAAAAGGCGAAGAAATCGCCGAACTCATTAACAGAAATCCTGGAACTGTCAGAAACCAGATGCAGGCTTTGCGTGCTTTGGGCCTTGTTGAGGGCGTCCCTGGACCAAAAGGTGGATACAGGCCAACGGCAAAGGCGTACGAGCTTCTCGCAATAACCAAGCCAGAAGAAGCAGTTAGAGTGCCGATCACCGTCAACGGTGAGGTTATAGATGCGAGTGCTGAGGAGATAGACCTCCCGTCGCTGAGCCATCCTAAGGTTTGTGGTGCAAGAATAAGGGTTCTTGGAGATATAAGAAAGATTAATCCTGGAGACAGAGTGGTTATAGGGCCAACTCCCGTTAACGAACTCATGGTTTGGGGGACAGTAACGGGAAGGGACGACACAACGAACTCCATAGTAATAGATATTGAAAAAATCTTTGCGCTCCCCAAAGATACAGTCGGAGAGCACATGTCTTCGCCGATTATAACAGTCGATGCAGATCAAACCGTGAGAGAGGCAGCAAAAGTGCTGGCAGAGCACACGATTCACTGCGCTCCCGTTAAGGAAGGAGAGGCTTTCGTCGGTCTTTTGGGTCTCATACAGGTTGCAAAAGCTCTCGCAAACAACATACTTGACAGACCCGTTAAGGAAGTAATGGTTCCAAAAGTCGTTCTTGTGGAAAAGAACACCAAGATCAGAGAGGCGCTGCGTATAATGAGAGACGAAAGTGTGAGAATTCTCATAGTTACGGACTCAGGAGAGCCCGTTGGAGTCATAACTGCCCACAAGATACTCCTTGAACTCGCACCGGAGCAAGTCAAGTGA